Within Haematobia irritans isolate KBUSLIRL chromosome 2, ASM5000362v1, whole genome shotgun sequence, the genomic segment GTATAGtttatgtaatatttggtattatttggTTGGCTGTATCATTCACACAATGGCGAGATTTATTGCGTATACAGTTCTGGATAGGCGGTGTAATACTGCTTGGTATGCTGGAGAAAGCTTTCTTTTATGCCGAATATCATTCTGTGAATACCAGCGGTGTTTCGGTGCCTGGAGCTGAATTAACTGCAGAATTTGTATCGTGCGCTAAGAGAACTTTAGCTCGAATGCTTGTTATTATAATGAGTCTTGGTTTTGGTATTGTAAAGTAAGTATTATGATGTTGGATTTACTAATGCTAACAACTGTCTATTAATCACAAAACCAATTATAGGCCTCGTTTAGGTCCACTACTACATCGTGTTGTAGGCGTAGGTTTGCTATACTTTTTATTGGCCTGTGTTGAAAGTTATTTACGTGTAATGCGTAACAAACCAGATATACAAAATGAACTCCTTGTAGCCAGTATCCCATTAGCTGTATTGGATACAGGAATCTGTTGGTGGATCTTTACATCTTTAGTACAAACAACTCGCACATTACGTTTGCGAAGGTTGGTAATATTGGCAGAAATAtagttttaacaattttctgatattttatttatctactctAGAAATATGGTGAAACTTTCCTTATATCGACATTTCACTAACACTTTAATATTTTCCGTGATTGCTTCTGTAATATTTATGCTGTACGCTCTTCGGTTACGCAAAGCTGAAAACTGTACTCCTGTAAGTAAAATCTAAATCATTATCTTTCAGCAgtttaattttggaagaaaccaTACAAAAAGATTAATCGTGATTtctaaattatgaaaaaatctaTGATTTAACCTTTTCAGaacataaaaattaacttttggtgaaattacaatgccaacttttaattttttttgaattttttaaaattttgaagtcaTAAGATCATACACCcgaaaaaatcttctaaaacaGCAATAATATTCTGttgaaaaagagaacaaaaaaaaaaaagaatcagcTATCGtaacaataaaaacaatgtgctacatttttttttgtacttgtcGAAAAGTCTTAAATTAAGACATAATAGCAAACAATATGAATGCTGATCACATTTAAGagtttttacacagaaaaaaaatatcaccagtgttttttcaattaaaattttaatattcgcttaaaaaactaaatcatttcattattttcttaaacaaaaaaaaaaaatacaatcataaaaattatttgaatcaattctaaaacaattaatttttttaatggttgaagaaattttggttacattttaaaaccaaggcatattaattaaaggtaaagtcacgagcaaacgtgtgtacaccccatgatatttacaaagtcaaactaaaatggcaggtcacttaagttgacattttgtgtatgtgtagtgttgttgtattgtaatatttatgtacacaaagaatgtaaacaaacctactaaacgtaaacaaagcctttgacaagatgaatgcggatattagtcacctgattacatgactttacctctttaatatgccttgttTTAAAACCTACAAATTTTACGAATTATTCGAtagataatgaaaaaaaaatagcagAAACCGATTGCTATTTTCAACAGGATTTTTTCTGTGAGTGTACttttatatgcaaaatataaaaaaagaagtttgtagacttttacaaaattagaaaaaaaaactttattgtgTCTTTCGAAAAGGTCAACTTTATTagaatatagagataaaaaaagaaaatttgaatttcggtTTGCTATTCTTTTTTTGTAGGGTTGGCgaaatatatggatcgatactgctTTCTGGCATATTTTGTTCTCTGTTTTATTGTTGGTGATCATGGTATTATGGCGCCCAACTAATAATAATCAACGTTATGCGTTCACTCCATTGCTTGATAATCCAGAGGATGAAGATGATGAAGGTAAGTAGACAGCAAATGGTGGtcgcaatttattttaatattcgaCAATATACGGTAAATGCTTGGATGTCTTATTGGTGTGGCCAATAGTGGGTAATGTCCCACATTaagttcttcaaaattttgacgatctaAACAAAATTGAATGTAATTTAGAACAAACATTACACTAAAAAGACCTTGGAAAAGTCTAAAtctcgactttttcaaattatgaaaaatggcATGCCTTGTTCCCCTACCTTATATGAAAGCCTACTTACGTATttcaaatgaaagaaaattgattttggttttTCTATTTCACATTTTGCTGTCGCGTAGGAGAAAAAAAGTTAATGCATCAATATATCCTCATACAAACGAAACAAACTTTCTTAAATAGAAAAACCCagattcattcgaattcgagtgacttttCCCCATACGAAAGCTTCTCTTAAGGGTTTCGTACGATTTACAAGTCCATTAATAATAACGATTCATTTGAAATACAGTGTCGAAATGCCCTTTATTCTTGAAAAATAAGATTGCTGTCGATCGTCGATATCCACTATCAGGTGAAAGTTAATCAATACCTGTGTCACTCTCCATATTCACAGAAATTTTCACATTCGTGGACTTGTCGTGAATGGTGGAAATGGAATTGTAGTGTATATACGAACATGAGTGTATAACTTTGAAATTAAGCTTGCTACATACATGGACATaacttttaattttgaaatattagtaTTTACATTATAATTAGAGTACTGTACAATTAAGAGAAATGTATGCCAATCTAAAGTAATTGGAATCAGCTTCAGTCCAACAAATACATTGATTTTGACCAGCTTCAGTTCAGTGCTATCTTATAAGGCATttaaaaagtttccataaaattaacacatttttttttttcatattatagAAGAAGATCAATTTGTGGCTGATGTATATGGTGTAAAAATGCGCGGAGCTAACAGTAATGGGGCTAAAACACCACCCTCGAAAACCACCACTAATGAGGAAGATGATCTTCGCTGGGTGGAAGAGAATATACCCGAGTCCATGGCAGATGTGACGTTGCCCGCCCTGGATTCCGACGAAGAAATCATCAATACGAAATTCGAAGTGTCGAAAATGCAATAAAATGTGGGAGAGAAGGATCTTCAATAGtgacagaaataaatatttttagctgctatgcatacaaaaaaaaaaacactatttatttttgttttaaaaatgaaaacaatgacTGTATCTATATGATTTATTTGTCTAGCTTTATAATGTTGATTTCTTTTTCATTGAAcgttatttttaaacaaagtgAAATTGATATATTTCCTTAATTTACCATAAGGAAAAAgacgaaaagaaaaataaataaatctcgtACGCTCTTATCACACAACTAAAGGTCAATTTCTCTGGCCAAGTATTGTTTTATAGTATCACACGCCCACTAAAAACATAGCTAGTTTTACAATTTATAAATTGCTGGTCAATCAAAATACTTAACATGAACAGTCAAGCCTGTTAAGCAATCTTTCTCACATCTAACataaaacaatgaaatatttaacCCAATATTTTTGCTTGGTATTTCTTCTTT encodes:
- the LOC142226270 gene encoding transmembrane protein 87A, yielding MLIAKQIKCILYCVAMLGLWDNVLCVSDPGITKFNLSPNSPSEREMRPLLADTKIYAKLECESNLEFDITITVSLVERQCWFDAPDLQKAYDVMENQQRNQNQSNLVARKYQIPGSCPHHLIVLDIPNELDLFAANALDSAVTKKSVDQPTLTAKSPADTMKNAKHPLSPTNKPLYTVSHDGIYELSITIEAKTPEPMEFTALVTVEMLGPYGYISATDFPFLPFYGIMCIVYVIFGIIWLAVSFTQWRDLLRIQFWIGGVILLGMLEKAFFYAEYHSVNTSGVSVPGAELTAEFVSCAKRTLARMLVIIMSLGFGIVKPRLGPLLHRVVGVGLLYFLLACVESYLRVMRNKPDIQNELLVASIPLAVLDTGICWWIFTSLVQTTRTLRLRRNMVKLSLYRHFTNTLIFSVIASVIFMLYALRLRKAENCTPGWRNIWIDTAFWHILFSVLLLVIMVLWRPTNNNQRYAFTPLLDNPEDEDDEEEDQFVADVYGVKMRGANSNGAKTPPSKTTTNEEDDLRWVEENIPESMADVTLPALDSDEEIINTKFEVSKMQ